DNA sequence from the Methanofollis formosanus genome:
GATCTCTCTCCCGGGGATGAAAGGTATTGTGCTCCGCCACCGGCAAAACCAAACACTCATGAACCCTCATACCCAAGAAGGGCAGAAGGTGGTCGTGTGCCCGAGCAGTGTATATTCAGCATCCCCAACGATCGGGCATATCTGCCGCTGGTCAGGTCCGCCGTCGTCCACATCTCGTCCCGTGCCGGATGTAAAGAGGACGAGGCACGGGAGATTGCCCGGAGTGTCGAGGAAGCGGCCGCCCATATCATCGCCCATGCCTTCCCTGCCGGCGAGGGGAGTTCCCTCACGCTCGCCTGTGTATGGTCCGGCGAGATGCTTGAGGTCTCTCTCAGGGAGAAGGGAGCACCCTACGACCCCGCCGTCGAGCCGCATCCCGATGGTCTCGGAAGGTGGCGGGAGGTGCTCGACGGTGTCTCGTTCCACAACCTCGGCACGGCGGGAAAAGAGACGCGGCTCTGGAAACGCCTCTCTCCACCGACACGAAAGGAAGTGACCGAGCCGGAGCATGGAGAGGCACATGAACCCGGCCGCCCGTTCGCCTGCGAGATCAGGCCGACGCGCATCGACGAGGCCGTGGAGATCACGCGGCGCGCCTACACCTGCTACGGCTACTCGTACGGCTACGAGGAGGTCTATTATCCCGACCACCTCAAAGATCTCATCAGGAGCGGACAACTCAGTTCGTTCGTCGCCGTGCACGAGGGCACGGTGATCGGCCACGCCGGTCTGCTCTTCGGGGACGATCCCGGCATTGCGGAGTTGTCGCTCGGGTTCGTGGACCCGCCTTTCCGCAAGCACGGGATCTTCAAGCGGTTGATGGCGACGACGGTGCACGAGGCCGAACGGCGGGGCCTCCTCGGGGTGACCGGGCAGGGCGTCTGCACGCACCCGTACTCGCAGAAGTCGGTCGCCTTCCTCGGCATGAGCGAGTGCTCCCTCCTCCTCTCCCATTATCCGGCGATGCAGTTTACGGGAATCGCCACGGAGAATCGGGTCAGGGAGAGTGTCGTGGTCCTGTACCGGTACCTGAGAAGACCTGAACGGCAGACCTTTTTTGTGCCCGCCCGCCACGAGGAGATGGTTCAGGAGATCTACCGGCGCCTCGGGGCCGCGCCCATCTTCGGGACGGCATGGGAGTGTCCGGCGCCGGGGAACGACGCCGGCACCGACCTCGAGGTGGAGACCGAACCCTACGGTTCGGCCAGGATCCGTGTCCGGTCCTATGGTGCCGGAACCCTCCCCGCTCTCAGGGCCGCCCTCCGCGACCTCTGCACCGGACGGCGGGAGGTCGTCTACCTCTCCCTCCCGCTCACCGACCCGATCACCCGATGGATCGCCGACACGATCGAGGAGATGGGTTTCTTCTTCGCCGGGGTGGAACCCTCCTCCACCGGCGACGACCGTCTCCTCCTGCAGTACCTTAACAACCAGGTCGTCGACTATGACCGGGTGTTTCTCGGTTCTGCGTTCGGGGAAGAGATGAAGGAGTACATACGCCGGTGCGACCCCGCCGAGAGGGGTGAGGAGCGATCGATCGGATCGCTTCGGTGAATGAGCGGATCTCAGCTCTGGAGAATCAGGCACGAACCCCGGGCTCATGCTGAATTACCATGAAAATGATCCCGAATATCGACCCTTGAGATTTTGATGGAGATTTGAAAACACCTGCACCAGGCACGACCCATCCGCAAAGAATAGAGGCGCCTTCTGAACAATTATTTCTCTGCCTTCCCGGCCCTATCTTCGTCCCGGGGGTCAGGGGGCGGCGATGGAACACGATCCCTACCGGTTCTTCCCTCTTGAAAAAGAGCGATCAAGCAAGGAGACATTTTCATCCCGTATCCTTGAGGCGTGCTTTCCCTTCATGTCGAATTCTACAGGGTTGATTTTTGGGCTTTGCAGAGGCCCTCACCTATTCCAGGCACAAGGGTGACTCAACCACCTTCCCACATCTTCGCGCCGGAGAGTCCCGGGATGACCTCCCCTGAATAAATTCCGCTCGATAGAGAAGCCCGCAATCACTATATGGGTTCAGCCACAAATATAGCGATAGACATCTGCCAATAGTTCTGTCTGGTGGCATGGTCCAGGTCTATTTGACGCCCGTGCGTCTCCCTGCACCTCCGGCATCCAGGAGAACATTCACCATACCCGGCGATATTTTTCAGACCTCATAAAGCGGTCATTCTGTCCTGATCGTTTCCGTCCTGTCCATGTCGTCAGGTATGAAAAATTCTGATACAGAGGGATACCAGGAACGGAGAAAAAAACCAGGAAAATTTCGAGACAAAAGGTGTGGCTCTCCTGAAAGGAGATCCTCGAACGGCGATCCGGAGACTCTCGGGTCCGTTGATCATCTCCATGCTCCTCCTCTCGGCCTTCAACATCGTGGACGCCATCTGGGTGGCAGGTCTCGGTGAGGAGGCCCTTGCCGCCGTCGGCCTCGCCTTCCCGCTCTATATGATCATGGTCGGGTGCGGCGAAGGCCTGGGCGTCGGCGTCGGGACCGCGATCGCCCGACGGATCGGCAGAAACGATCGAGACGAGGCCGACGGTGCGGCGGCGCAGGGTATGCTCCTGGCGGCACTCCTCGCCGTGGTCTTCACGCTCTCGGTGCTGCTCTTCTCCGACACGATCTTCGGCCTCTTCGGGGAGGGCGAGGCCGCCGTCCTTGCCGCAGAGTACGCGACGATCATCTTCGGAGCTTCGACGATCGTCTTCTTCTCCGAACTTGCCTACGGCGTGTTGAAAGGCGAAGGAGACACCGGACGGGTGATGCAGGTCATCGTGGCCGCCGAGGTGATCAACTTCCTCCTCGACCCCGTGCTCATCTACGGCGCCGGGATGGGCGTCGCCGGAGCGGCGTGGGCGACGGTGATCTCCCTGGTCGTCGAGTTTCTGGTGATGATCTTCTGGTTTGTCGTCAGAAAAGATACCTATGTCACCCTCTCTCTGCGGCGAACCCCGGTCAGGTGGCCGGTCGTCTCTGAGATCGTCAGGGTCAGCATCCCCAACACCCTCGGATGTTTCCTGGTCTCCGGCACCGTCGTCGTGATCAATGCCATCCTCACCTCCATCGCCGGGGATGCGGCCATCGCGGTCTACACCTCAGGGTGGCGGGTCGTCACCTTCGCGCTGGTCCCGCTCTTTGCGATCTCTTCGGCGGTGATGATGGTCGCCGGCGCCGCGGTCGGGGCAAGGCTCTATCAGCGCGTGGAAGAGGTCTTCAGGTACGCCGTACGCCTGGGCGTGGGGATCGGCGTCCTGATGAGCGTCGGCGTCTTCCTCTTCGCCCCGCAGATCACCCTGATCTTCACCTACTCAGAGGCCTGTGCGGCCATCGCCCCCGAGATCGTCGCCTTCCTCAGGACTGTCTGCCTCTTTTTCCCGGCCGTCCCGCTGGGAGTGATGGCCGGTGCGTTCTTCATGGCCTCGGGCCGGGGGACCGCCTCGCTTATC
Encoded proteins:
- a CDS encoding GNAT family N-acetyltransferase, whose protein sequence is MPEQCIFSIPNDRAYLPLVRSAVVHISSRAGCKEDEAREIARSVEEAAAHIIAHAFPAGEGSSLTLACVWSGEMLEVSLREKGAPYDPAVEPHPDGLGRWREVLDGVSFHNLGTAGKETRLWKRLSPPTRKEVTEPEHGEAHEPGRPFACEIRPTRIDEAVEITRRAYTCYGYSYGYEEVYYPDHLKDLIRSGQLSSFVAVHEGTVIGHAGLLFGDDPGIAELSLGFVDPPFRKHGIFKRLMATTVHEAERRGLLGVTGQGVCTHPYSQKSVAFLGMSECSLLLSHYPAMQFTGIATENRVRESVVVLYRYLRRPERQTFFVPARHEEMVQEIYRRLGAAPIFGTAWECPAPGNDAGTDLEVETEPYGSARIRVRSYGAGTLPALRAALRDLCTGRREVVYLSLPLTDPITRWIADTIEEMGFFFAGVEPSSTGDDRLLLQYLNNQVVDYDRVFLGSAFGEEMKEYIRRCDPAERGEERSIGSLR
- a CDS encoding MATE family efflux transporter, yielding MALLKGDPRTAIRRLSGPLIISMLLLSAFNIVDAIWVAGLGEEALAAVGLAFPLYMIMVGCGEGLGVGVGTAIARRIGRNDRDEADGAAAQGMLLAALLAVVFTLSVLLFSDTIFGLFGEGEAAVLAAEYATIIFGASTIVFFSELAYGVLKGEGDTGRVMQVIVAAEVINFLLDPVLIYGAGMGVAGAAWATVISLVVEFLVMIFWFVVRKDTYVTLSLRRTPVRWPVVSEIVRVSIPNTLGCFLVSGTVVVINAILTSIAGDAAIAVYTSGWRVVTFALVPLFAISSAVMMVAGAAVGARLYQRVEEVFRYAVRLGVGIGVLMSVGVFLFAPQITLIFTYSEACAAIAPEIVAFLRTVCLFFPAVPLGVMAGAFFMASGRGTASLIVTSLGVGMVGGLAYLFGNVMGLGVDGVWWGIVVGEVLGNAAGFLWMRHDLETLAVRREEREYAATAGRSPSARTAAPARQSDL